A window of the Pseudodesulfovibrio sp. JC047 genome harbors these coding sequences:
- the rpsJ gene encoding 30S ribosomal protein S10: MAASMASDRIRIKLRSYDYRILDKAVTEIVDTARNTGAAIAGPVPLPTDIHRTTVQKSVHVDKKSREQFEMRIHKRLLDILEPTQQTVDALGKLSLPAGVDVEIKL, translated from the coding sequence ATGGCTGCTTCGATGGCGAGCGATCGCATCAGAATTAAATTGAGATCATACGATTACCGTATTCTTGATAAGGCTGTCACCGAAATCGTTGACACCGCTCGGAATACGGGTGCGGCAATTGCCGGCCCTGTGCCGCTGCCCACCGACATACATCGTACCACTGTTCAGAAGTCTGTTCACGTTGACAAAAAGTCTCGTGAGCAGTTTGAAATGCGTATTCACAAGCGTCTTCTGGATATTCTTGAACCCACTCAGCAGACTGTTGACGCTCTTGGCAAGCTTTCCTTGCCCGCAGGCGTTGACGTCGAGATCAAGCTCTAG
- the rplD gene encoding 50S ribosomal protein L4 has product MAKIQVVDQNNTKVGDFELAPEVFEVEIMPEILNHVVRAQRASQRQGTHATKNRALKTGGGRKPWRQKGTGRARAGSVRSPLWRGGATTFGPQPRDYSFKVNKKVRKLALKMALSSRASEEKITVVNTIDLAEIKTKAFAAVAEKLGMTKTLIVAKDVDKNLELSVRNMPHIKVIEADKLNVYDVLLYPELVMLEAAAQDVQERLK; this is encoded by the coding sequence ATGGCTAAAATACAAGTTGTAGATCAGAATAATACGAAAGTGGGTGACTTCGAGTTGGCCCCTGAGGTTTTCGAGGTAGAAATCATGCCTGAAATCCTCAACCACGTTGTCCGCGCCCAGCGCGCTTCACAGCGTCAGGGAACCCACGCTACTAAGAATCGTGCTTTGAAGACCGGTGGCGGTCGCAAGCCTTGGCGGCAGAAGGGCACAGGCCGTGCTCGTGCCGGCTCCGTCCGTTCGCCTCTGTGGCGCGGTGGTGCAACCACCTTTGGCCCGCAGCCCCGCGATTACTCCTTCAAAGTCAATAAAAAGGTTCGCAAATTGGCCCTGAAGATGGCATTGTCCTCCCGTGCTTCTGAAGAGAAGATTACCGTGGTCAACACCATCGATCTCGCAGAGATCAAAACCAAGGCCTTTGCAGCTGTTGCTGAGAAGCTCGGCATGACCAAGACGCTTATCGTCGCCAAAGACGTTGATAAGAATTTGGAGCTGTCCGTCAGGAATATGCCCCATATCAAGGTTATTGAAGCCGACAAGCTGAATGTTTACGACGTGCTGCTGTACCCCGA
- the rplC gene encoding 50S ribosomal protein L3, whose amino-acid sequence MAKTLGLLGKKLGMTRIFKDDGTICPVTVIKAGPCPVMQIKTTDNEGYNALQLGYDSIAERKVNKPMKGHMAKAGKDLYRTLKEFPLEAVAEYELGQEITVDIFAAGEKVKITGTSKGKGFQGVMKRHNFAGSRASHGAEKVHRVPGSVGNATFPGRVWKGKKMPGQMGNARVTLSNVEIVDVRPEDNVLLVKGQVPGPNNGLVMIRKNG is encoded by the coding sequence ATGGCTAAGACTCTCGGATTGCTTGGCAAAAAGCTGGGCATGACACGCATATTCAAGGACGATGGTACGATTTGTCCTGTGACCGTAATCAAGGCTGGTCCTTGCCCGGTCATGCAGATCAAGACCACGGATAATGAAGGCTACAACGCTTTGCAGCTCGGTTATGATTCCATTGCCGAACGCAAAGTGAACAAGCCCATGAAAGGCCATATGGCAAAGGCCGGTAAGGATCTCTACCGTACACTCAAGGAATTTCCCCTTGAAGCGGTTGCAGAATACGAACTGGGCCAGGAAATTACCGTCGACATCTTTGCCGCCGGTGAAAAGGTCAAGATTACAGGTACCTCCAAGGGTAAGGGTTTCCAGGGTGTCATGAAGCGTCACAACTTCGCTGGCTCCCGTGCCTCCCATGGTGCTGAGAAAGTTCACCGCGTTCCCGGTTCTGTCGGTAATGCCACTTTCCCGGGCCGCGTCTGGAAGGGCAAGAAAATGCCCGGACAGATGGGTAATGCACGTGTAACCTTGAGCAACGTGGAAATCGTCGATGTCAGGCCCGAGGACAATGTCCTGTTGGTCAAGGGCCAGGTGCCCGGTCCCAACAACGGCCTCGTGATGATCCGCAAGAACGGCTAA